The Chloroflexus aggregans DSM 9485 genome segment TCGGGATTTTGAAGTTTATCGGCGAATGACACAACCAGCTCAAGAGGGGCAGGCATACCGTAGAGGCTGACAATGCCATCAAACCGATTATGTTCGAGCACCACCAGATCGTCTTCATCAACCAGATCGATGATCTTGCCAAGATTCTGCTCCTTGAACGAACGTCGTTCGTGAAGCATCAGCGCTGTACCGGGACGAGATTTGACCGCGGCGGCACGTAGGTCGAAGAGAATGTCGAGCAAGGCACTTGCATTGGATTCGGCTTGGTTGAGAGCCAAGAGGAGTTTCTGGAGTTGGAGAAGCTCAACAAAGGTCAGAGCAGCTACCCGCTCTTGCACCTGTGCTTGGAGTTGACGAGCAAATTGTTGGCGCTGTTCGGGATTGAGTTGGACTATCTCCGTTACAACATCAAGTGCCAATTGACGCCATTCTACGGTCATGATCCGTTCGTCGTCGACGAAGAGCTTAGCAAAAACGTCAAGCCGGGCTTCGCCGAATAACTCAAGAAGGAGCGAGAAAGTGCGACTCGGCACGGCAGCCACGAACAGATTGCCGCTTAGCCGTACATCATCACTGCCGGTGATGGCAACGAGGGCGCTGCCATCAATGAATTGCTCTTGGTTGAGCTGGCCCGGCAGAGTGAGGCCACTGATCGCACAATCGGCGATGATCACGTGTAGGCAACGATCAAGCGAGAGGGCTGCCGTGCCGGATTCAGGTATGAAAGCGATGTCGATGGAGAGATTGCGCAATACCACCGAATCAAACCCTCTTAACCGCAGCGGGCCACCAAAGCGCACACTGGTGGCCGGGCCACAGCCCTTGATTTCAAGCACGAACGGTTCGTTGGCGGGCGGGAGATCGAGCTGGATACTCCCGGCAGCGTGACGGCCGGAGCGCAAGCAGAGGCAGATGCGACGCTCGCCGCGAGCGAGCAACTCTTTGAGGGCCGTTTCAAGATTGGGAAACTCGCCGCCGTCGCCGACGCTTACACAACAGCCACCGCCACGGGGCCGCCGGCAAAGGATGTCGAGCGCCTCTTGCACGGTGCTGGCATTGGCTAGATCGGAGCACGTACCGGGTTGGTAAGCCACGTTGCTGGCGCGGCTGAGGTTGGCGTTGAAGAAGACGCGCGGCAGCAACGGTTCGCCGGCGCTATCGACAAACGGTTTGCCGTCGATCTCGACCAAGAAGGCTTCGACGCGCTGGCTCTGGACGGCGGGGCCGAGTTGCCACTGGCAGGAGTAGATACCGTTTGGGCCGGCAGTCACATCAACGCTCTTGCCGGTGGCGCCGCCGGCAGTGAGTTGGCCGGCAGCAGTTTGGGGCACGATCCGAAAGCGCACACGGGCATTGGTGACCGGTTGCTGGCCGTTGGTGACGGCCACTTGCAGCGGTTGGGCAAGGGTGGCGCCGGGCAATGCCTCTTGACCATCACCACCGACTGCATAGAAACGGATTAACTCAGTCAAGGGAGGGAAGAGTCGACGGCAATCACTGCGTTTAGCCCACACGCTGCCATTAAAGTCAAGCAGGGCTAATTTGCAATAGGCATGGTGGATGCCGTGCGGAAGCTGCGGCACCGGTTGGTTGCCAGAGCGCGGCCACTCGATATCGCCGGTGACAGTGCGGGCGGGAATGAGCCAGTAGTCGCCGGGACGGAACGTACCGTTCTTGAGCCGGATCTGCACCCCTTGTTCGAGGTCGGTCCACGTTGCTGCGCTGGTGGTGACGATAAGCTCACCGGTATCAGCGGGCATATCCCAGCGGCGCAGTTTGGGGTTGGGACCGAATGCACTGTAGACGATGGTCTGACCGTTTGGATCAATAGTGATGACATTGCCTTCAACCTGTATTACTTTGACCAGTAGACCCGGTTCGCCCCGCTTGTCACGCGCATCATCGGTCAGCTCGACCCACTGGTTGGGCGCGAGACCCAATACCTCGTCGCGGCCAGTACTGGCGACAATCAAGCGATTGGAATCCAGCGGATCTTGCCCGCTCCAGCCAACCGCCACCGAACCGTTTTCCCGCGACCACTTGAGCGCAATACGGGTGGCCGAGACGATCCGATGCACTTCAACCCGATAGAGCTGGTTTTCTAACCCACGATAGCCGGCTTGGGCCGGCACGATACAGGGATCATTGACGGTTGGGTCGGGTTCGGCGCGCACTTCGAGCATACCGCTACTGCCGGCCAGCAACGCATCCCATGCTTCGTTTGACGTAGCGCAATCAAAGGCTGCGCCGGGATCGGCTACACGCAAGAGCTTGACCTGCGCCATTACCTGCATACGGGTCGTGGTGTCAGGGCCACCGAGCGCAACTTCGCGGATAGCAGCATCTTCAAGTGCAGTTACATGCCGCTCCCAGACATCGAGATAGGCGAGATAGACGCCGGCGGGCAGGGTTGCATTGGCGGCTAAGCCGGCCACCTGCGCCAAGGTGGCGACGGGCAGATCAGGTTGAGCGGTGATGGCAACCGTCTGCTCGTTTTCGACGCGAATACCGGCGACATAGTAGCGACCGGCAGTGATGTTGAGCGTGTCGCCGGCAACCTCGATATCAAAACCGGCTTGGCCCTGCGGGCCGCCGCAACGTCCGATCAGATCGATGCGAGCTGCGCGCTCATCGGCGAGATCGATCGCGAGTTGCTCGTTCCAATCGGCATCGAGCGCAACACGCCCTTGCTGATGGAGTACACCGCTGAAGTGTTTGGTACGGTCGAATGTCCATCGGGTGAAATCACCACGCATACAAGGCTCCTTTAGAGTAGAGGCGCAAAGAACGCGAAGGGCGCAGAGGGGTTTGTTGGGTTATGAAGGAAGCCATACTCATACCTTTACGGTTGCATATCGTTGATCTGAACAAGCTGCGCAGACTGGCGTCACGATGCGAAAAAGACCCCGGCTTCAAGACCTACCCGCAGATACTCGGCGAGGGCAAGGCGCAAGTTAGCGAGGCGTTGGGTCTGTTGCACGAGATGGAAGACGCCGAGCTCACCGCCGTCTTCGGCACCTTGGGTGATGGCGGCGGGGCACGAGCGAGCCAGTTGCATGTAGGCAGGATGGCCGAACTGAGTGCTGGTGAAGGATGGTGTGACCGAGAGCGTTACGGTGCTGCGTTGGGCGGTGGTGAGAGCAGCGATGGGCCGGTTGTGAGCGGCAGCGAAGGCGGCGAGAGCGAGATCGGGCTGGCAGCGGAAGCGACGCGGCGCTCGCGAGCCGGCGGCAAGGAAACTGAAGCGGGTGCAACCGACCTGACGGCGTGCAACCAGTACCCGGCCAAGCATAATGCTTTCAGAGATGAGATCGATTTGGCGCACGCGGACTTCACCGCGCACCGTGCAGCGAATAAAACTGGCCGGCGGTCCGATCCTCTCGCCATTGGAGGCCGCGCAGGCGGGCACGGCCGGCGCGAAGGCGTCGAGGATTGCATCGCCGGCAATCAGACCATCCGAATCTTCCGCCACATGCACCGCGCCGCTGATGCTCCGGGCCAGTTCGAGGCGCAAATCAGGGTTGGGCGCGGCGGCGTGGATGCTGGGCCGGTTGGGAAACTGGGGGTTGCCGGCAACGTCGAGGCGCCAACCGGGCAGGAGGGTGCAGTGGTGGATGGCTAACCGTTCGAGGCTGCCGGCGGCCAGATCGATCCCGCCCTCGATCCAGAAACCATTGAGGGTAAGGGAGGCGCGATCGCCGTTACCGGCAACGCGCAGGCGATCGGCGAGGCGGATGAGTGGACGCTGGTCATCGGCGGCTTGGATAACGAGGGTGCGGTCGGGTGACATTGTGAGGGTGAGATCTTCGGTGTAGGTGGCGCTGTCGAGCACAGTGATGACGCCGGTGGTCGCAGATGACGCTTGCCACGCCGCAATGGCGGCAGCCAGTGTCGGATAGTCACCACCGCCACGTTGGGCAACGGTGAGGGCCAGATCGCCGGGAGCAGCGATGGCGATCGTTTCGCGACGGGTGTAGGGGCCGCCGCCGATGTCAGCAGCGAAGCTGTAGGTGTAGCTGACCATCAGATCAGACGGCACAACCCCGGTGGGGAAGGCAAGCCGACCGCGCTGCGGATCAACCGCGACCCGGATCGGCAACGATTGGTCAGCGTAGGTCTTGCTGGTCAGTGGGCGTCGCCAATCGCTTAAATCGCAGATCAGGATCTCGGCGGCGGGGATCGGGACAAACTGACCGGTACCGTCGGGGACAGCAATCTGGAAGACTGGACGGGCCGGATCGAGATAGGCACTCCGCACTGGTTGGCCGGCGGCAATGCCGGCACGCACCGCTTCGAGATCGTCGTAGAGCGCGCGACGACGCAACGGCAACGGTAGATCGGGTTCGGCAGCGAGCTGGGTAATCTCGACCTCGGTGCGAGGGCGATTGAAGAGCGAGATGTCGTTGCCGAGCGGGCTGAAGAAGTAACGGCCATCGGGCGGGTTACTTACCGGCTGCGGCGAGACGCCTTGCACGGTGTAGGGCTGCAAACGGGATAAAAACAATCCAAGGTTAGGGATGTTGTAGCGGCCACGGCCAGCCGCGATCCGGCGCACTTCGGCGGTATGGTTGACCGTTTCGAGCGGGCCGCCGGTCAATTCGAGCGCATTGGCGTTGCGCAACGAGGCGGTGGCCGGGCTATGCAGGCGAACGTGGTTGAGATGCTGGGTAGTTGCCAACCGCTCGAAATACTCGACGACGCGGCAAGGCCAGCCGGTGACATCGCGGGCCAACTGTTCGAGTACAGGGGCAGTGCCTTTGCGACGACGGTAGCGCAATGTATTGGCAACATAAGCACGCTGACTAAAATCGGCTACTTCGTGCAACTGACGCAGATGGCGTACCCCAAGCAGATCACCAATATAGGGAACAACCCACTCAGCACAGGTCTCGATAAACCAGTCGTCGTACAAATCACCAATATCGGCTTCGATCCGGGCCAGCTCCTCGCCGATGATGGCGAGCAGCGCGCGCAGCGGCTCGCCGCGCTCGGCATCGCGGGCGCGGTAGAGGGCCGGCAGGAGTTCATACAGACGGTCGCGGGACGATAGATTCATAAGGCTTCCTTTGAGGAGCTTATCCCCCTACCTCTGCCCATACTCCTGAGAGCAGGAGAGACTACTCAACCGATAGCAAACGGTAATCACGGCGCAGAAACCGCCAACATCACTAGCTCAACCCCGTTCGGGTCGAGTAACAGCAGTTCAGCCGGTGCGATAACATTGCCCACTTGCCGCGCCGGCAATGCGGTGAGCAGGGCAGGATGCGAACCAGAACGTCCGCCGGCATACGCCAGTTGGTCGAGATCGATGGCGATCACGCCGACCACTGATTGCATCGCTGCAATCACCTCGGCGGCGGTGACCGGTTGCGCGAAGTTGCGTCGAGTAAACGAAAACGTGGCGTGCAGCTTCTGTTCAAGAGCCGCGATTACTTCGGTGGCGAGGTAGCGACGGTTGTATCGGACGGTCGCCTTGAGGCGAAACGTCAGCGGGATAAAGCTCGCCAGTTCCACAAGTACCGACGGATCACGCACAGCATCGATCGCGTTACGCAAATTGGTGAAGAGCGGATCGGACGGCGCGATCGGTTTGCCGCTGGCGCTGGCGAGGGTGAGATGGACAACAAGCTGCTCGCCACGGCGAAACGCTGATGCCTGCGCCTTGCCGATACCGGCGAAGGTGGCGGCAAAATCGGTAAAATCCTGCAACGAGACTATTCGGTCAAGCGTCAACACTGTCTGCGGCGTATTGGCGCGTGCGCTCTCCAGTGTTTCCGGATCGGCGGCCCCACTGGCGGGAAGCGGGTTGATCACGCTGCGCACGCCGGGCGGGCGGGTCTTGAGCAGGGCAATCGCGCCGGCACCAACCTCACCCGCTTGACCAATTCCAAACCGGTAGGTCGCGGTCACATTTTCGGCGCCGGTGGGCAAACGCGCGCCGTGAACACCATCACCGAACTGCACCGTCGCCGAATGATCATCGTTGAGGCGCACAATGTATTGTTCATCGTGAGGGCCGGCAAGATAGAGCGATGACGTTTCGTGCCACGTCACACCGTTAACCCGCACGGTCAGTGTCGAGGCAGCACCGGATGGTGTACTGGCCGAAACGTAGGTGAGTGGTGCTTTTTTGAGTTTGAAGCGTTGGTGAGACTGGCTAGCATCACCGCTACCGATAGGAGTTAGGGGAACCGTTTCACCATGGGTAGCGGCGACTACATTGGCGAAAATAACGGTGGTGGAACGGATGAGCTGAAGCGCACCTAACCCTTGATCGCGCAACACAATGGTAGTAAAGCCGGGATGGTGATCAACCGCCTCGACGAAGACTACCACCGAGGTAGGTTGTTCGTCGCGCTCGTTCACCTTGCCGTTGACAATCAACGGCTGGCCCTTGACCAAATCTCGCACCACACCGGCAACCTCGATCCGATTACCAGTGACCGGATCGGGAATTGGCTCCTCGGCCAGCGGCAACGGCTCACTCTCGGCTAACACCACCGTCTCGCGGCGCTGAAAACGACGCAGGTTCTCATTGGTATCAATAGTAAGACGAGTCACTTGCCCAGACAGGCCAAAATCGGCTACACCCACCGTCGTATTGCGCGTAACGCGGTAGAGTTCGGTGTAGTCGGGAGCAAGCAGCGCCACCCAACTCCCCGGCACAATCTTGGGATAGATAGCGTCGAGATCGATCTGAGGCTGACTACCATTGATCGCAAATCCAGGCCATTCGTTGGCCGTGCCGCCATACGACCGACGCACCGACTCTGGCATCAACCGCCAATCAGGTGCATTGAAACCGAACCAGCGAGCACTTCGCCGAAAGGCAAAGGTTTGTGGTTGGGCTGCCGGCAACATGGAAGGGCGGTTCGAGCCGAGGCCGGGTTCCCCTGTGACGACAGTATAACCACCGGCAGCGTCAGGATACACCGTTACCGAGAGCACGCGACGCAGATCCCAGCGTTCATTACCGGGATCGCGCTCACGTTCGGCACCAACCAGCAGCAGATAATCACCCACTTGCAAGCGCGTCTCAACACCGGCCAAATAGATCGTCCTCGTACCCTTGCTCAGGTCTTGGGGACGAGTGGGGCGCGGACGCAGCGCATTCCACGCTTTGCGGGCGACAAACTCGGTGCTTGTCTCGAAGGTCTGCGGCAGTTCACCCTGTTTGGCCGGGATGCTCTGCACTTGGGTCCCGGCAGGGATTACCGTCTGGGCCGGCGAGACGGGCGTGTCGTCGAGGATAAAAGCAAGGTAGACCGCAGCAGCGACGCCGGGCTTGAGTTCGTAGCCGATCGCGCGGGCCAACTGCAAGACCGAGAAGCGTTCGGTCGCGGTGCGGAGAAAACCCTCGTTGGCGATCCGTTCTTGGTAGAAGGTCAACACATCGGCCAGTGTCGCGGCTGCATCGAGCAAAGCGAGCGACGGATCGGCAACATCGCGGGTGGCCAGTGCGGCGAGCGGGCGCTGGCCGGTCGAGGTGGTCTGCTGCGACAAGCGTGCTGTCATCCGACGCAGGAACGAGCGGTGTGTACCAAGGCGGTAGCGCAGCGCAGGTTGGCCGGGCGGGTTCGTATGGGGCGAGGGTAACGACGCGCGCTCGTCGCAACCGCACGGGGATTGTTCGGCATTGCTCATGACCCGCCCTCCATGATGAACTCGATCCGACCATGTTCAGGCCGGTTAGGGTCGTTATCACAGCGGATAATCTCGCGCCGGCCAACATCAAGTTGGCCGTTGACCAACTCGCCGCGCGGCGGTTTACCCCAGCGTTGGAAACGCACCCGCGTTCCCGCCGTCTCGATCCAGCGCACGCCGGGAATGGCCATGGCAGCGGCGATGATGTGGCTGAGGTAGAGCGGTTGGCCGAAGGTAAAGTTGTCGGGGTGAAAAAACTGGCGAGCGCTGAAACGTTCGAGCAGCGCAACCTTGACATTGGCGGTGAAATAGCCAGCCTCGACACAGACCACAAACGCCAGATCGAGCGGCACATAGATCGGACCGTCAATCTCGACATCTTGCCCGGCCATCCGGTAGCGTTCGAGAAAAGCGCGCAGGTCGGCTTCAAATGCTGCATCAACCGGCAAGCCATCACGTCGATCAACGGTAATAAAGATCGTGTACCAACTCCCCGTCCAGCGGCGGGTAGCAACCGCACGCTGCACGGATGGATGACGTTCGGCCATCGTCGCGTAATCAGCCGGCGTCACCGCCCGTTCTTGGCGACGAAAGGCTTGCGGCGCAGACTGGCGGATCGCCTCAAGCGCCTCTGGCTCGCTGCCGCCGAGGGCCGGCAAGGGGTTGCGTACTGCGCGAATACCGCTCTCGTTGGTAACAATGTGTGCCAGCGCATCGGCGCCAATATTACCGGCAGAGCCACCACCTACCCGGTAGTGCGCCACCAACGCTTCGCCTGCCGCCGGCACGCGCCCCGTGCGGCCATCGCCAAAGCGCAGGAACAGGCGACCGTCGTTCTCCAGTTCGCCGACAAATTCGGTTTGAAAGCGATTACTGCTGAGTAGATCGGGCACCGGCTGCCACAAACCGGAAGCACTCGTCAGGGTCACGGCAGGTAGGGTTAGCGATGGTGCAATGTCGCTCACTAAACGTACTGCCGGCGTCACCCGATTGGTTGGATCGAACGGCGCGGCAAAGGTCACGCCGGCCCGTGCCAGTTTTGGCCGGTAGCGAAGCGGATCGCCGACCGGCGGCAACAACTCGGCGGGGAGGGTTTCACCGTGATCGGCCAGCACAATATTGCCCAACGCCACACTGGCCGGCTGGCGCGCTACTCCGCTCTCGTCGCGATCAGCGGGCGGCACTGCTACCACCGTCAGATCAAGGATGAATGGCAACGCATCTTCGTCCGTCCACTCAATTTCGGTTACGGCCACCGGCTGGTTGGATGGCGGATCGGCAAACTGACCACCGAGCGGATCGGTCATTGCGGTGACGCGGGTGAGACGAACGGCGTGACGGCGAGCAGGATCGGCATCGGCGCGGTAGCCGGTGATCGGACTGCGCTGCTCGATAAAGGCTAGCACATCGCCGGAATGCAAGCGAGAGCTGAGATCACCGCGCAGCGTGGCGCGCGTAGTACCGACAGGCAGACAGCAGCCTTCATCCCCCCAAGTATAGAAATCGATCTGGTTCAACGCTGGATCAAGGCGTATATCGTGCATTGTCTCGAAGACTAGCGGCTGTTGCTGGCGAGCGAGGGCCAGTTCGGCGGAAGCGGGCAGCAAGCGCGGCGGCGCGCCGCCGACTTTGGTCAGCACGGGGGTACGGGCCGGCAGGGTACATGGCGCATCAACCTGAACCTGCACCCACACCCGCGCATTCGCGCCGTCGTGGGGCACGTAATCAAGCAGACGCGCGTGGCGGCGCAACGACACCCGGCGGCGCGCCGTGCCGAGATAGGCTTCGGTGGCGACCGCGTCTTGATAGTAGCTGAGATAATCGCCGATGTAGGCCAACCCCTCGACAATTGCCACGCCAAGATCGGCCGGATTACGCTCGCGCCAGGTGGGTGAGACGGCAGCTAACCGGTCAAAGAGCAATTGGCGCAAACTGGCGTAATCGCGAGCCAGATAGTCAATCGGTGGTGTACCGTCGTCCTCTAGTGGGCAATCACTCACCGGAGCGCAATCGAACTCGCTTGGGCAGTCAACTTTGAACGAGAACGTAATCCTGCTCAAGATGGGATCAAAGCCGGCAGGCGGACTCGGATCGGTAGGCGAACGGACAAGGCGCAGCGTGTAGGTCGAAAAGTCGCCAGCCTGATCGACACGCACCACCAAAGTGCGATCGGCGGCGGACAACCCATTGTAAAACGTTCGCTCGGCACCGGTGATGCGTCCGGCGGCAACATCGGCGGAGCTGGCATCAGCGGCGCGCAAGACCCAGCGTACCTTCACGCCGGTGACACGCACACCGCCGGTTAGCTGCACATTGGCCGCGCCGAGACCCCACGGCGCCGGCTTGATCATCTGCACCAGCAGCGTCTGTTGCGGCGACACACCGGCAGGCGCGTCGCGATCGAGCACTTCGAGCAGATCGATCCCGTTGAGTGGGATGGCAGACGTGCTCAGCACTTGCGCCCGGCGTGGATTTGCACAGCGGAATTGGATACTCATACCGTTAACCCGTTATTTGGTGTTGTTAGTGCCACAGGCGCAGAGGAGGCTTGGATAGCAATCACCAGCGATCCGCTGCCTTCCCTGCGTGAGAAACGCCATTCAGCCGGCCACCTCAACCACCCGGCGCTGCTGAGTACGCTGCACCACATACTGCACCGTCACCCGCAACGTTGCCTCCTCGGACTCGATCGCCACCGCCTCAACCCGGATCACCTCGCCGAGATACTCTTGCAATGCGCCCTGCACCAAGAACTCTAGTGCGGCGGCCAATTCGGGGCTATTCGGCGCAAAGAGCAACTGACGCACGCCAGCGCCGAAACGAGGCCGGTTCACCCGCTCGCCGGGAGCCGTGAAGAGCAATTGTTCGATCATCTGGCGAATGTGGGCATCGTCATCGGCACGCGCCGTGCGTCCGCCGCCGTCAATGGCATAAGGAAACGCGATATGCATCATTGCCCCCTGACCCGCATTTGGGTCATCACGATATTGACCGGCGTGCCATTGGGCACACAGGTAGCTTGGCTATCTTGCAACAACACAGGCTGACCACCGGCCCGCACGCGCATGGCAGCAGTCGTCCACTGGGCGGTCACGCAGGGCATCGGATTCGTGCCGGTCGTGAAGGGGCACCCGGCAACCGTATGCGGCGCGCTGAGCGTCACCACCGGCTGACCATCGACCCGCACACGTGGATTAGGGGCAGTGGCTTGAGCTTGACCACCGTGAGCGCAGAGGATAGTCGCACTAACATTCAAGAGAAAACCGGCCATCACGTCACCTCCAAGGCGCCATCGTTGAGTGAAATTTGCGGCCCGGTCAATTTGATTGAACCACCTTGGCCGTTCGTGATTTCGATACCGGTAGCGGTAATCGCAATTTTAGCCCCACTCGTTGTTTCAATTGTAATCCCACCCACCCCCGGCAGTTCGTTGATCGTGATCGTGCCGGCAGCGGTCTTGAGCACCTTCATCTCGGCGACTGCCGGCGAAGCCGGTACTTCACCAGTTCCCCAGAAACAGCCACTCCAGATCGGATAGTCAGGATCACCACCTTCAAACTCAACCCACACATAAGCGCCGGTAGGCGGAATGAGGAACAGGCCGACACCATTGCCGGCAAACGGCACACACGGCATCGCCCAACTAGTTCGACCCTCGCCGAGTACGGTAGGCACACTCACCTGCACACGACCCTGTTGCAACGGATCGACGTTATTCTCGACTTTACCGCGATACTTTCCGAAAAATTGTCTCATGGCACAACCACCGGTACCGTCGCACCCAACCCCTCGCGGGTAAGGGTAAAATGCTGCTTAAAGCCGTCACGGTTGATCTGATGTTTCACCTGCTTCACGTAGTAGAGGCCGTCGTAACTGAAGCCGGCGCCGCGCAAGCCAACCAACCCGCGTGCCTGCAACAGACTGCCGTAACGCGCGGTATCGAGTTCGCCTTCAACGGTCAGGACATCACTCGAAGCATCAGTTTCGGCTTGAGCTTGCGCCAACGCCTGTGCCGCATTCAGGCCCGTGCCACGAAAGATCGTGCTGCGGGCAAACGAAGCGAGCGCCGGCAGGCTGGCGAGCGGCGGACGGAGACCGGTAAACGAGTTCACCGAAATGGTCTGACCGGTCGTGCGATCCTGTACCTGCCCGGCCAAGGAGGTCGCGGTCAGCGGATCGTGCTGGAAGTTGATCGAGGTCACATTGGTCGCCGACCCCATATTGACCGTCAACGCCCGTTGTGGCACTCCGATGCGCATCGGCGGACCCCAGTAAGCGGTATTCGTGAGGGGAACGGGGCCGGGAGCGACGTAGAAGACATACGCAAAGCGTTCGGCCATCTGGCGCAGATAGGCGAGATCGGTTGCTTGCTGCACCGGTGTGCGCTCGATTGGCAGCGGCATATCGAGGGTTGGCGGCGGAATGACCAGCGGAATAAGCCCATACTGGGCATAACCGGCAATGATCTTCAGCGCAATCACTGTTTCGGGCTGCGCCGGATGCTCAGCCGACTTTTCCTCGCGATCCATCGCCACGCTGACATCTTCGCCGGTGATGGTCAACGTCGCAGAGCCGGGTTGGTCGCCGGGTTGCAATTGCTGGTTGGTGATCAAGCCATCCATCACCACCTGCGGCAACGCGCCAAACCAGACAATCAGGACGATCCGGTTGCCGGCGCGCAGCAGCGGCCCGGCGAGCAGAGCATAATCGAGCAGATCGCCACGTTCGCGCCCAAGCTGAAAGACCACTTGAAACCCAGAGCGCCCCTCATCGCGGTGCGTCACCTCGGCGCTGGCAAAAGCAGCGAGCAACGACGCTGGCGCCGGCGCCGGAATAGTCGGGCCTATCAAGATGGTTAAACGGGTACTGAGCAGAGTCATCGTATGTTACCCTTCAAAGGTTGGCACCGCCACCCGCAACAACCGGCCAATCTCAGCGGTGAGATCAAACGGATTCAGCTCGTCGTTGGCGTCGCAGATGCGCCAAAACTGTTCGGGATCGCCGAACGCGCGATCTGCGATCAGATCAAGCCGGTCGCCGCCGGTGACTTCGACTTCGGCCAGCAACGGCATCGCGGCGCCGGCGGGCAACAGTCGACGGCGCAGATAGACGATCTGGCGGCCATCGGCAGTCGTAAGGGTAGCGGTTGCGACCCGGTAGTAGCGGCTATTGGGATGAAGCATGCAAGGTTCCTTTCTGCGTTGATCCAGCCGTCGTAACAGCG includes the following:
- a CDS encoding putative baseplate assembly protein codes for the protein MSNAEQSPCGCDERASLPSPHTNPPGQPALRYRLGTHRSFLRRMTARLSQQTTSTGQRPLAALATRDVADPSLALLDAAATLADVLTFYQERIANEGFLRTATERFSVLQLARAIGYELKPGVAAAVYLAFILDDTPVSPAQTVIPAGTQVQSIPAKQGELPQTFETSTEFVARKAWNALRPRPTRPQDLSKGTRTIYLAGVETRLQVGDYLLLVGAERERDPGNERWDLRRVLSVTVYPDAAGGYTVVTGEPGLGSNRPSMLPAAQPQTFAFRRSARWFGFNAPDWRLMPESVRRSYGGTANEWPGFAINGSQPQIDLDAIYPKIVPGSWVALLAPDYTELYRVTRNTTVGVADFGLSGQVTRLTIDTNENLRRFQRRETVVLAESEPLPLAEEPIPDPVTGNRIEVAGVVRDLVKGQPLIVNGKVNERDEQPTSVVVFVEAVDHHPGFTTIVLRDQGLGALQLIRSTTVIFANVVAATHGETVPLTPIGSGDASQSHQRFKLKKAPLTYVSASTPSGAASTLTVRVNGVTWHETSSLYLAGPHDEQYIVRLNDDHSATVQFGDGVHGARLPTGAENVTATYRFGIGQAGEVGAGAIALLKTRPPGVRSVINPLPASGAADPETLESARANTPQTVLTLDRIVSLQDFTDFAATFAGIGKAQASAFRRGEQLVVHLTLASASGKPIAPSDPLFTNLRNAIDAVRDPSVLVELASFIPLTFRLKATVRYNRRYLATEVIAALEQKLHATFSFTRRNFAQPVTAAEVIAAMQSVVGVIAIDLDQLAYAGGRSGSHPALLTALPARQVGNVIAPAELLLLDPNGVELVMLAVSAP
- a CDS encoding phage tail protein codes for the protein MNLSSRDRLYELLPALYRARDAERGEPLRALLAIIGEELARIEADIGDLYDDWFIETCAEWVVPYIGDLLGVRHLRQLHEVADFSQRAYVANTLRYRRRKGTAPVLEQLARDVTGWPCRVVEYFERLATTQHLNHVRLHSPATASLRNANALELTGGPLETVNHTAEVRRIAAGRGRYNIPNLGLFLSRLQPYTVQGVSPQPVSNPPDGRYFFSPLGNDISLFNRPRTEVEITQLAAEPDLPLPLRRRALYDDLEAVRAGIAAGQPVRSAYLDPARPVFQIAVPDGTGQFVPIPAAEILICDLSDWRRPLTSKTYADQSLPIRVAVDPQRGRLAFPTGVVPSDLMVSYTYSFAADIGGGPYTRRETIAIAAPGDLALTVAQRGGGDYPTLAAAIAAWQASSATTGVITVLDSATYTEDLTLTMSPDRTLVIQAADDQRPLIRLADRLRVAGNGDRASLTLNGFWIEGGIDLAAGSLERLAIHHCTLLPGWRLDVAGNPQFPNRPSIHAAAPNPDLRLELARSISGAVHVAEDSDGLIAGDAILDAFAPAVPACAASNGERIGPPASFIRCTVRGEVRVRQIDLISESIMLGRVLVARRQVGCTRFSFLAAGSRAPRRFRCQPDLALAAFAAAHNRPIAALTTAQRSTVTLSVTPSFTSTQFGHPAYMQLARSCPAAITQGAEDGGELGVFHLVQQTQRLANLRLALAEYLRVGLEAGVFFAS
- a CDS encoding DUF6519 domain-containing protein is translated as MRGDFTRWTFDRTKHFSGVLHQQGRVALDADWNEQLAIDLADERAARIDLIGRCGGPQGQAGFDIEVAGDTLNITAGRYYVAGIRVENEQTVAITAQPDLPVATLAQVAGLAANATLPAGVYLAYLDVWERHVTALEDAAIREVALGGPDTTTRMQVMAQVKLLRVADPGAAFDCATSNEAWDALLAGSSGMLEVRAEPDPTVNDPCIVPAQAGYRGLENQLYRVEVHRIVSATRIALKWSRENGSVAVGWSGQDPLDSNRLIVASTGRDEVLGLAPNQWVELTDDARDKRGEPGLLVKVIQVEGNVITIDPNGQTIVYSAFGPNPKLRRWDMPADTGELIVTTSAATWTDLEQGVQIRLKNGTFRPGDYWLIPARTVTGDIEWPRSGNQPVPQLPHGIHHAYCKLALLDFNGSVWAKRSDCRRLFPPLTELIRFYAVGGDGQEALPGATLAQPLQVAVTNGQQPVTNARVRFRIVPQTAAGQLTAGGATGKSVDVTAGPNGIYSCQWQLGPAVQSQRVEAFLVEIDGKPFVDSAGEPLLPRVFFNANLSRASNVAYQPGTCSDLANASTVQEALDILCRRPRGGGCCVSVGDGGEFPNLETALKELLARGERRICLCLRSGRHAAGSIQLDLPPANEPFVLEIKGCGPATSVRFGGPLRLRGFDSVVLRNLSIDIAFIPESGTAALSLDRCLHVIIADCAISGLTLPGQLNQEQFIDGSALVAITGSDDVRLSGNLFVAAVPSRTFSLLLELFGEARLDVFAKLFVDDERIMTVEWRQLALDVVTEIVQLNPEQRQQFARQLQAQVQERVAALTFVELLQLQKLLLALNQAESNASALLDILFDLRAAAVKSRPGTALMLHERRSFKEQNLGKIIDLVDEDDLVVLEHNRFDGIVSLYGMPAPLELVVSFADKLQNPDQQTNINEAYVGTVQLRSNHLVRLSISFDLLNEIVRDSDRTVVFDVCARLLLDGNVIEGIANLTLSQHLIAQANSFTAMASLRSSTSPAVTSAGTVASPVLGWCLANAAAFIGNQGSAQSQNGRLFAISPITERVANVLIQII